Proteins encoded together in one Lathyrus oleraceus cultivar Zhongwan6 chromosome 5, CAAS_Psat_ZW6_1.0, whole genome shotgun sequence window:
- the LOC127084138 gene encoding uncharacterized protein LOC127084138 isoform X2 gives MLSFICTLLLPAMTGERCYRRKNMVEEASAAAAVVEERPTPGSFPAALEIDYFSQARKALSERSPFDVAEETSTSAAVTLPSGLASLLSRLGDNRKRQKKSHSGGGDKKKKSSRAGEKLRGFDVWVETEECFRDLNLSDIDTLLEASTSYSLASRQCYTIPHLGNSPRFKVVSSEDEKKPAPLFNVVSSENEKNVIEEVNNENGFLGIELSDVVELEKALPNDDKNCDASDSRDSLEWFLGSRNRIFLASERPSKKRKLLGGDAGLEKVLMTSSCDGDQPCCHYCGRGDSGTNSNRLIVCSSCKAAVHWKCYGIQDDVDESWLCSWCKQKGDVDNSVSSCVLCSKKGGALKPVSGVDEGVESSQFVHLYCCLWMPEVYIDDLKKMEPVMNVEGIKETRRKLVCSVCKLKSGACVRCSHGSCRTSFHPLCAREARHRMEVWAKYGNDNIELRAFCLKHSDLQENRSILPLGGSIAVGNEFPKANDLPVTLPVKSEHNVKIGCSNGGLESDTNPDTLNHNDQPPDGGLSVCTVSAQNMLGCGAAPPHNIGVEGRTNENVNASDSPSFALVLKKLIERGKVDVNNVALEIGISPDTLTANINEGYMAPDVQHKIVNWLKAHVYTGAFHKGLKAKIKPANVSLDGSGASDGSDTSPLSDSGLPNPVAVNVKSVPPRRRTISNIRILKDNKVICSSEGVTTSENGVSIDKFLIPECENPGISNKASISDTTETETETETNIIKSDDIFHGVQGNADEPYKPSLSLCVPEQKSTNLQNASMLSDLHYPSHSASEPPDPCSMKMEAISSYIHPYINKKLLQIHDCLVPKDLIGLSGYRNSLVESSVANSFSNRESQQLICTDVYQPDQVKIEQLVKDKNLQLLEFYSEDELETELLYFQHRLLQRSVAKKSLTENLVYNVAKDLPQEIDKTHQQRWDAVIANQYLLDLREAKKLGRKEKKHKEAQAVLAAATAAAAASSRVSSFRKDTIDESVQHENSFKLDALSGRTGACSQPMPRAKETLSRVAVTRASSEKYSDFSLPSSEFSKEQHKSCDICRRFENMLNPILVCSGCKVVVHSVCYRSVKETTGPWFCELCEDLSKSSGASAINSWEKPYFIAECALCGGTTGAFRKSSDGQWVHAFCAEWLFESTFRRGQIDAIEGMETVRKGVDICCVCHRRHGVCMKCCYGHCLTTFHPSCARSAGLFMIVRTAGGKMQHKAYCEKHSLEQKTKAEIPKHGVEELKSIKQIRVELERLRLLCERIVKREKIKRELVLCSHDILAFKRDHIARSVLVQSPFILPDGSSESATTSLKATTEGYRSCSEALQRSDDVTVDSSVSAKHRVRVAVSMDTDPKLDDDCSTSQSQYNHKIPEKMQFSGKQIPRRASATSRNISEEDVWRTKSRKLQTTETFGKELVMTSDEASMKNSRLPKGYAYVPADCLSNDKQSNEDVYATGPGEHDR, from the exons ATGCTTTCGTTCATCTGCACTTTGTTATTGCCGGCGATGACCGGGGAGCGATGTTACCGCCGGAAGAATATGGTGGAAGAAGCCTCTGCTGCCGCCGCCGTCGTCGAGGAGAGGCCCACACCGGGAAGTTTCCCCGCCGCTTTGGAAATTGATTACTTCTCCCAGGCGAGGAAAGCCTTAAGCGAGCGTTCTCCTTTCGATGTTGCTGAGGAGACGTCGACTTCTGCTGCTGTTACTCTGCCGAGTGGGTTAGCAAGTTTGTTGAGCCGCCTTGGGGATAACCGGAAGCGTCAGAAGAAGTCCCATTCCGGTGGCGGTGATAAAAAGAAGAAATCCTCTAGAGCGGGGGAAAAGTTGCGCGGTTTTGATGTTTGGGTTGAGACGGAGGAGTGTTTTAGGGACTTGAATTTGTCTGATATTGACACGTTATTGGAGGCTTCTACTTCTTATAGTTTAGCTTCTCGCCAGTGTTATACAATTCCGCATTTGGGAAATTCTCCAAGGTTTAAAGTAGTTAGTAGTGAGGATGAGAAGAAGCCTGCTCCATTATTCAATGTAGTTAGTAGTGAGAATGAGAAGAATGTCATTGAAGAGGTGAACAACGAGAATGGTTTCTTGGGAATTGAGTTAAGTGACGTAGTTGAATTGGAAAAAGCTTTGCCTAATGATGACAAGAATTGTGACGCTTCTGATTCCCGTGATAGTTTAGAGTGGTTTTTAGGTAGTAGGAATAGGATTTTTTTAGCTTCCGAGCGTCCATCCAAGAAAAGGAAGCTTTTGGGTGGTGATGCTGGTTTGGAGAAAGTTTTAATGACTAGTTCTTGTGATGGGGACCAACCTTGTTGTCATTATTGTGGTAGAGGAGATTCTGGCACGAATTCCAACAGGTTAATAGTCTGCTCTTCTTGTAAAGCCGCAGTTCATTGGAAGTGCTATGGTATACAAGATGATGTAGATGAGTCTTGGTTGTGCTCTTGGTGTAAGCAAAAGGGTGATGTTGATAATTCGGTGAGTTCATGTGTTCTTTGCTCAAAGAAGGGCGGCGCATTAAAACCAGTTAGTGGTGTTGATGAAGGAGTTGAGTCTTCCCAGTTTGTGCACCTGTATTGTTGTCTGTGGATGCCAGAGGTTTACATTGATGATTTGAAGAAGATGGAGCCTGTTATGAATGTGGAAGGCATCAAGGAAACCAGAAGAAAATTGGTGTGTAGTGTTTGCAAATTGAAATCCGGTGCATGTGTTCGGTGCAGTCATG GATCCTGCAGAACTTCTTTCCATCCTTTATGTGCAAGGGAAGCTAGACATAGAATGGAGGTTTGGGCAAAGTACGGTAATGATAAT ATTGAGTTGCGGGCTTTTTGCTTGAAACACTCAGATCTACAAGAGAACAGAAGCATCTTGCCATTGGGAGGCTCTATTGCAGTTGGCAACGAATTTCCAAAAGCTAATGACCTCCCAGTGACATTGCCAGTAAAAAGCGAACACAATGTAAAAATTGGTTGTAGCAATGGAGGGTTGGAGTCTGATACCAATCCAGACACGTTGAACCATAATGATCAACCTCCTGACGGCGGATTGTCTGTCTGTACAGTTAGTGCTCAAAATATGTTGGGATGTGGCGCTGCGCCACCACATAATATTGGGGTGGAAGGGAGAACCAATGAGAATGTTAATGCCTCTGATTCCCCCAGTTTTGCACTTGTTTTGAAAAAG TTGATAGAGAGAGGGAAAGTTGATGTGAACAATGTAGCATTGGAGATTGGCATTTCACCAGATACATTAACTGCAAATATCAAT GAAGGTTATATGGCCCCTGATGTGCAACACAAAATAGTCAATTGGCTAAAAGCCCATGTGTATACTGGGGCATTTCACAAAGGTTTAAAAGCCAAAATCAAACCAGCCAATGTATCTCTGGATGGAAGTGGAGCTTCAGACGGTTCTGATACTTCACCGTTATCTGATTCAGGCTTGCCGAATCCGGTTGCTGTTAATGTTAAGTCTGTACCACCAAGGAGAAGAACTATCAGTAACATTAGGATTTTGAAGGATAATAAAGTGATATGTTCATCGGAGGGGGTTACTACTAGTGAGAATGGCGTATCAATTGATAAGTTCCTAATTCCTGAGTGTGAAAATCCAGGAATTTCCAACAAAGCGTCAATTTCTGATACCACTGAAACTGAAACTGAAACTGAAACG AATATAATAAAGTCTGATGATATATTTCATGGGGTTCAAG GTAATGCTGATGAGCCTTACAAACCCAGCTTATCTTTATGCGTTCCAGAACAAAAGTCTACTAATTTGCAGAATGCTTCCATGCTTTCTGATCTGCACTATCCATCTCATTCTGCTTCAGAACCACCCGATCCTTGTTCCAT GAAAATGGAAGCAATCTCTAGTTACATTCACCCATACATTAACAAGAAATTGCTTCAGATTCATGATTGCTTGGTTCCGAAGGATCTTATAG GTTTAAGTGGCTACAGAAATTCTTTGGTTGAATCCTCTGTAGCTAATAGCTTCTCAAATAGGGAAAGTCAGCAATTAATTTGCACCGATGTTTACCAGCCCGATCAAGTAAAAATAGAGCAGTTGGTTAAGGATAAAAATTTGCAACTTTTGGAATTTTATTCAGAAGATGAGTTGGAGACGGAACTTTTATATTTTCAGCATAGACTGCTGCAGAGATCAGTTGCAAAAAAGAGCCTTACTG AAAACTTGGTCTACAATGTTGCAAAGGATTTGCCTCAGGAGATTGATAAAACACATCAACAAAGATGGGATGCTGTGATTGCTAATCAGTATCTGCTTGATCTTAGGGAGGCAAAGAAACTGGGTAGAAAAGAAAAAAAGCACAAGGAAGCGCAGGCAGTGTTGGCTGCTGCAACTGCAGCAGCTGCAGCATCTTCCAGGGTTTCTTCTTTTCGTAAAGATACCATTGATGAATCTGTGCAACACGAG AATTCATTTAAGTTGGATGCTTTAAGCGGGCGGACTGGTGCATGTTCTCAGCCAATGCCACGTGCTAAAGAGACTCTTTCGAGAGTTGCTGTCACTAGAGCTTCATCAGAAAAATATTCGGATTTTTCTCTGCCAAGCTCAGAATTTTCTAAGGAGCAACATAAATCATGTGATATCTGCAGACGGTTTGAGAATATGTTAAATCCTATCCTAGTCTGTTCTGGTTGCAAG GTTGTGGTGCACTCTGTTTGCTATCGTAGTGTGAAAGAAACAACAGGTCCATGGTTCTGTGAGCTGTGTGAAGACTTGTCCAAAAGTTCTGGGGCATCTGCTATAAATAGCTGGGAGAAGCCTTATTTTATTGCAGAATGTGCTCTCTGTGGCGGTACTACCGGTGCTTTTAGGAAATCTTCTGATGGTCAATGGGTTCATGCCTTCTGTGCTGAG TGGCTTTTTGAGTCTACATTCAGAAGAGGACAAATAGATGCAATTGAAGGAATG GAGACTGTGCGAAAAGGAGTTGATATTTGTTGCGTCTGCCACCGCAGACATGGTGTTTGTATGAAG TGTTGTTATGGCCATTGCCTGACCACATTCCATCCATCCTGTGCTAGAAGTGCTGGTTTGTTCATGATTGTGAGGACTGCTGGGGGCAAGATGCAACACAAGGCTTACTGTGAAAAGCATAGTTTGGAGCAGAAAACAAAG GCTGAAATTCCAAAGCATGGAGTTGAAGAATTAAAAAGTATCAAGCAAATTAGG GTTGAACTTGAGAGATTACGGCTCCTTTGTGAAAGAATTGTCAAACGGGAAAAGATAAAG CGGGAGTTGGTTCTATGCTCACATGACATACTTGCCTTTAAAAGAGATCATATTGCTAGGTCTGTGCTTGTTCAGAGTCCTTTCATTCTTCCAGATGGTAGTTCAGAATCAGCTACAACATCCCTTAAAGCCACCACAGAGGGATACAGATCATGCAGTGAAGCGCTCCAAAGATCAGATGATGTAACTGTGGATAGTTCAGTTTCTGCTAAGCACCGTGTCAGAGTTGCCGTATCCATGGACACAGACCCAAAATTGGATGATGACTGCTCAACCTCACAAAGTCAATATAACCACAAGATTCCAGAGAAGATGCAATTTTCTGGCAAACAGATTCCTCGTAGAGCTTCTGCTACATCACGCAATATCTCGGAGGAGGATGTATGGAGAACCAAATCTCGAAAG TTACAGACTACTGAAACCTTTGGAAAAGAGCTTGTTATGACGTCAGATGAAGCATCTATGAAGAATTCAAGGCTACCTAAAGGATATGCATATGTTCCCGCAGATTGCCTTTCAAATGACAAGCAGTCTAATGAAGATGTATATGCTACTGGACCAGGGGAACATGACAGATAG
- the LOC127084138 gene encoding uncharacterized protein LOC127084138 isoform X1 → MLSFICTLLLPAMTGERCYRRKNMVEEASAAAAVVEERPTPGSFPAALEIDYFSQARKALSERSPFDVAEETSTSAAVTLPSGLASLLSRLGDNRKRQKKSHSGGGDKKKKSSRAGEKLRGFDVWVETEECFRDLNLSDIDTLLEASTSYSLASRQCYTIPHLGNSPRFKVVSSEDEKKPAPLFNVVSSENEKNVIEEVNNENGFLGIELSDVVELEKALPNDDKNCDASDSRDSLEWFLGSRNRIFLASERPSKKRKLLGGDAGLEKVLMTSSCDGDQPCCHYCGRGDSGTNSNRLIVCSSCKAAVHWKCYGIQDDVDESWLCSWCKQKGDVDNSVSSCVLCSKKGGALKPVSGVDEGVESSQFVHLYCCLWMPEVYIDDLKKMEPVMNVEGIKETRRKLVCSVCKLKSGACVRCSHGSCRTSFHPLCAREARHRMEVWAKYGNDNIELRAFCLKHSDLQENRSILPLGGSIAVGNEFPKANDLPVTLPVKSEHNVKIGCSNGGLESDTNPDTLNHNDQPPDGGLSVCTVSAQNMLGCGAAPPHNIGVEGRTNENVNASDSPSFALVLKKLIERGKVDVNNVALEIGISPDTLTANINLQEGYMAPDVQHKIVNWLKAHVYTGAFHKGLKAKIKPANVSLDGSGASDGSDTSPLSDSGLPNPVAVNVKSVPPRRRTISNIRILKDNKVICSSEGVTTSENGVSIDKFLIPECENPGISNKASISDTTETETETETNIIKSDDIFHGVQGNADEPYKPSLSLCVPEQKSTNLQNASMLSDLHYPSHSASEPPDPCSMKMEAISSYIHPYINKKLLQIHDCLVPKDLIGLSGYRNSLVESSVANSFSNRESQQLICTDVYQPDQVKIEQLVKDKNLQLLEFYSEDELETELLYFQHRLLQRSVAKKSLTENLVYNVAKDLPQEIDKTHQQRWDAVIANQYLLDLREAKKLGRKEKKHKEAQAVLAAATAAAAASSRVSSFRKDTIDESVQHENSFKLDALSGRTGACSQPMPRAKETLSRVAVTRASSEKYSDFSLPSSEFSKEQHKSCDICRRFENMLNPILVCSGCKVVVHSVCYRSVKETTGPWFCELCEDLSKSSGASAINSWEKPYFIAECALCGGTTGAFRKSSDGQWVHAFCAEWLFESTFRRGQIDAIEGMETVRKGVDICCVCHRRHGVCMKCCYGHCLTTFHPSCARSAGLFMIVRTAGGKMQHKAYCEKHSLEQKTKAEIPKHGVEELKSIKQIRVELERLRLLCERIVKREKIKRELVLCSHDILAFKRDHIARSVLVQSPFILPDGSSESATTSLKATTEGYRSCSEALQRSDDVTVDSSVSAKHRVRVAVSMDTDPKLDDDCSTSQSQYNHKIPEKMQFSGKQIPRRASATSRNISEEDVWRTKSRKLQTTETFGKELVMTSDEASMKNSRLPKGYAYVPADCLSNDKQSNEDVYATGPGEHDR, encoded by the exons ATGCTTTCGTTCATCTGCACTTTGTTATTGCCGGCGATGACCGGGGAGCGATGTTACCGCCGGAAGAATATGGTGGAAGAAGCCTCTGCTGCCGCCGCCGTCGTCGAGGAGAGGCCCACACCGGGAAGTTTCCCCGCCGCTTTGGAAATTGATTACTTCTCCCAGGCGAGGAAAGCCTTAAGCGAGCGTTCTCCTTTCGATGTTGCTGAGGAGACGTCGACTTCTGCTGCTGTTACTCTGCCGAGTGGGTTAGCAAGTTTGTTGAGCCGCCTTGGGGATAACCGGAAGCGTCAGAAGAAGTCCCATTCCGGTGGCGGTGATAAAAAGAAGAAATCCTCTAGAGCGGGGGAAAAGTTGCGCGGTTTTGATGTTTGGGTTGAGACGGAGGAGTGTTTTAGGGACTTGAATTTGTCTGATATTGACACGTTATTGGAGGCTTCTACTTCTTATAGTTTAGCTTCTCGCCAGTGTTATACAATTCCGCATTTGGGAAATTCTCCAAGGTTTAAAGTAGTTAGTAGTGAGGATGAGAAGAAGCCTGCTCCATTATTCAATGTAGTTAGTAGTGAGAATGAGAAGAATGTCATTGAAGAGGTGAACAACGAGAATGGTTTCTTGGGAATTGAGTTAAGTGACGTAGTTGAATTGGAAAAAGCTTTGCCTAATGATGACAAGAATTGTGACGCTTCTGATTCCCGTGATAGTTTAGAGTGGTTTTTAGGTAGTAGGAATAGGATTTTTTTAGCTTCCGAGCGTCCATCCAAGAAAAGGAAGCTTTTGGGTGGTGATGCTGGTTTGGAGAAAGTTTTAATGACTAGTTCTTGTGATGGGGACCAACCTTGTTGTCATTATTGTGGTAGAGGAGATTCTGGCACGAATTCCAACAGGTTAATAGTCTGCTCTTCTTGTAAAGCCGCAGTTCATTGGAAGTGCTATGGTATACAAGATGATGTAGATGAGTCTTGGTTGTGCTCTTGGTGTAAGCAAAAGGGTGATGTTGATAATTCGGTGAGTTCATGTGTTCTTTGCTCAAAGAAGGGCGGCGCATTAAAACCAGTTAGTGGTGTTGATGAAGGAGTTGAGTCTTCCCAGTTTGTGCACCTGTATTGTTGTCTGTGGATGCCAGAGGTTTACATTGATGATTTGAAGAAGATGGAGCCTGTTATGAATGTGGAAGGCATCAAGGAAACCAGAAGAAAATTGGTGTGTAGTGTTTGCAAATTGAAATCCGGTGCATGTGTTCGGTGCAGTCATG GATCCTGCAGAACTTCTTTCCATCCTTTATGTGCAAGGGAAGCTAGACATAGAATGGAGGTTTGGGCAAAGTACGGTAATGATAAT ATTGAGTTGCGGGCTTTTTGCTTGAAACACTCAGATCTACAAGAGAACAGAAGCATCTTGCCATTGGGAGGCTCTATTGCAGTTGGCAACGAATTTCCAAAAGCTAATGACCTCCCAGTGACATTGCCAGTAAAAAGCGAACACAATGTAAAAATTGGTTGTAGCAATGGAGGGTTGGAGTCTGATACCAATCCAGACACGTTGAACCATAATGATCAACCTCCTGACGGCGGATTGTCTGTCTGTACAGTTAGTGCTCAAAATATGTTGGGATGTGGCGCTGCGCCACCACATAATATTGGGGTGGAAGGGAGAACCAATGAGAATGTTAATGCCTCTGATTCCCCCAGTTTTGCACTTGTTTTGAAAAAG TTGATAGAGAGAGGGAAAGTTGATGTGAACAATGTAGCATTGGAGATTGGCATTTCACCAGATACATTAACTGCAAATATCAAT TTGCAGGAAGGTTATATGGCCCCTGATGTGCAACACAAAATAGTCAATTGGCTAAAAGCCCATGTGTATACTGGGGCATTTCACAAAGGTTTAAAAGCCAAAATCAAACCAGCCAATGTATCTCTGGATGGAAGTGGAGCTTCAGACGGTTCTGATACTTCACCGTTATCTGATTCAGGCTTGCCGAATCCGGTTGCTGTTAATGTTAAGTCTGTACCACCAAGGAGAAGAACTATCAGTAACATTAGGATTTTGAAGGATAATAAAGTGATATGTTCATCGGAGGGGGTTACTACTAGTGAGAATGGCGTATCAATTGATAAGTTCCTAATTCCTGAGTGTGAAAATCCAGGAATTTCCAACAAAGCGTCAATTTCTGATACCACTGAAACTGAAACTGAAACTGAAACG AATATAATAAAGTCTGATGATATATTTCATGGGGTTCAAG GTAATGCTGATGAGCCTTACAAACCCAGCTTATCTTTATGCGTTCCAGAACAAAAGTCTACTAATTTGCAGAATGCTTCCATGCTTTCTGATCTGCACTATCCATCTCATTCTGCTTCAGAACCACCCGATCCTTGTTCCAT GAAAATGGAAGCAATCTCTAGTTACATTCACCCATACATTAACAAGAAATTGCTTCAGATTCATGATTGCTTGGTTCCGAAGGATCTTATAG GTTTAAGTGGCTACAGAAATTCTTTGGTTGAATCCTCTGTAGCTAATAGCTTCTCAAATAGGGAAAGTCAGCAATTAATTTGCACCGATGTTTACCAGCCCGATCAAGTAAAAATAGAGCAGTTGGTTAAGGATAAAAATTTGCAACTTTTGGAATTTTATTCAGAAGATGAGTTGGAGACGGAACTTTTATATTTTCAGCATAGACTGCTGCAGAGATCAGTTGCAAAAAAGAGCCTTACTG AAAACTTGGTCTACAATGTTGCAAAGGATTTGCCTCAGGAGATTGATAAAACACATCAACAAAGATGGGATGCTGTGATTGCTAATCAGTATCTGCTTGATCTTAGGGAGGCAAAGAAACTGGGTAGAAAAGAAAAAAAGCACAAGGAAGCGCAGGCAGTGTTGGCTGCTGCAACTGCAGCAGCTGCAGCATCTTCCAGGGTTTCTTCTTTTCGTAAAGATACCATTGATGAATCTGTGCAACACGAG AATTCATTTAAGTTGGATGCTTTAAGCGGGCGGACTGGTGCATGTTCTCAGCCAATGCCACGTGCTAAAGAGACTCTTTCGAGAGTTGCTGTCACTAGAGCTTCATCAGAAAAATATTCGGATTTTTCTCTGCCAAGCTCAGAATTTTCTAAGGAGCAACATAAATCATGTGATATCTGCAGACGGTTTGAGAATATGTTAAATCCTATCCTAGTCTGTTCTGGTTGCAAG GTTGTGGTGCACTCTGTTTGCTATCGTAGTGTGAAAGAAACAACAGGTCCATGGTTCTGTGAGCTGTGTGAAGACTTGTCCAAAAGTTCTGGGGCATCTGCTATAAATAGCTGGGAGAAGCCTTATTTTATTGCAGAATGTGCTCTCTGTGGCGGTACTACCGGTGCTTTTAGGAAATCTTCTGATGGTCAATGGGTTCATGCCTTCTGTGCTGAG TGGCTTTTTGAGTCTACATTCAGAAGAGGACAAATAGATGCAATTGAAGGAATG GAGACTGTGCGAAAAGGAGTTGATATTTGTTGCGTCTGCCACCGCAGACATGGTGTTTGTATGAAG TGTTGTTATGGCCATTGCCTGACCACATTCCATCCATCCTGTGCTAGAAGTGCTGGTTTGTTCATGATTGTGAGGACTGCTGGGGGCAAGATGCAACACAAGGCTTACTGTGAAAAGCATAGTTTGGAGCAGAAAACAAAG GCTGAAATTCCAAAGCATGGAGTTGAAGAATTAAAAAGTATCAAGCAAATTAGG GTTGAACTTGAGAGATTACGGCTCCTTTGTGAAAGAATTGTCAAACGGGAAAAGATAAAG CGGGAGTTGGTTCTATGCTCACATGACATACTTGCCTTTAAAAGAGATCATATTGCTAGGTCTGTGCTTGTTCAGAGTCCTTTCATTCTTCCAGATGGTAGTTCAGAATCAGCTACAACATCCCTTAAAGCCACCACAGAGGGATACAGATCATGCAGTGAAGCGCTCCAAAGATCAGATGATGTAACTGTGGATAGTTCAGTTTCTGCTAAGCACCGTGTCAGAGTTGCCGTATCCATGGACACAGACCCAAAATTGGATGATGACTGCTCAACCTCACAAAGTCAATATAACCACAAGATTCCAGAGAAGATGCAATTTTCTGGCAAACAGATTCCTCGTAGAGCTTCTGCTACATCACGCAATATCTCGGAGGAGGATGTATGGAGAACCAAATCTCGAAAG TTACAGACTACTGAAACCTTTGGAAAAGAGCTTGTTATGACGTCAGATGAAGCATCTATGAAGAATTCAAGGCTACCTAAAGGATATGCATATGTTCCCGCAGATTGCCTTTCAAATGACAAGCAGTCTAATGAAGATGTATATGCTACTGGACCAGGGGAACATGACAGATAG
- the LOC127080336 gene encoding uncharacterized protein LOC127080336 — protein sequence MSQTTDDEPNQNNEPFIPNEEVGEDSEDDQEEVRFEDLFGASDDDGNEDLIDTPTVAVRAEPINFFTPIHNADDIEEGMEFENKEACVVALQQWVSLCKGNSKWKIGKLGGPHTCTTTSMSQDHRKLNSEMISKSIMKLVNHDASLKVKVIIAHVAEKYRYIISYKKTWIAKCTIIELQTLPVISYDGSQLGDKRIFRRLFWAFRPCIRGFAYCKPIVQVDGTWLYDKYKGTMLMALAQDGNENIFPIAFTLVEGETKDA from the exons ATGAGTCAAACCACTGACGATGAACCGAATCAAAATAATGAACCTTTCATACCGAATGAAGAGGTTGGCGAAGACAGTGAGGATGATCAAGAAGAGGTCCGATTTGAAGATCTATTTGGTGCTAGCGATGATGATGGCAATGAAGACCTCATCGATACACCTACCGTAGCAGTAAGAGCTGAACCGATCAATTT TTTCACACCAATCCACAATGCTGACGACATAGAGGAGGGCATGGAGTTTGAAAATAAGGAAGCATGTGTTGTCGCGTTGCAACAATG GGTTTCTTTGTGTAAGGGGAACTCAAAGTGGAAGATTGGTAAGCTTGGTGGGCCTCATACATGCACAACCACTTCTATGTCACAAGACCATAGAAAACTCAATTCAGAAATGATTAGTAAGAGCATAATGAAGCTTGTTAATCACGACGCTTCTCTTAAGGTGAAGGTGATCATCGCTCATGTTGCAGAAAAATATAGGTATATAATATCGTACAAAAAGACATGGATTGCAAAAT GTACTATTATAGAATTGCAAACCTTACCTGTGATTTCATACGATGGATCCCAATTGGGTGACAAAAGGATCTTCCGTCGTCTATTTTGGGCATTTCGACCATGTATACGTGGTTTCGCCTATTGTAAACCTATTGTGCAAGTTGATGGAACATGGTTGTATGACAAGTATAAAGGGACTATGTTGATGGCTCTGGCACAGGATGGGAACGAGAACATTTTCCCAATAGCTTTCACATTAGTTGAAGGTGAGACAAAGGATGCTTAG